GCGGCCGCCAATATAGAAGTCACAGGGGATGGCGCGGACAATGCCGAGCTGCGCAACTGGAAACGCAACTGGCCATTGCCGGCGGGTGCCGTCCTTAATCAACCGCGCTGGGAAGAACAGAAAAAGGCGGTTCTGATCGCAGCAGAAACTCAGGGTTACCTGCAGGCACGCTTTGTCCAGCAAAAAATTTCCGTGGACCTCGCGGCGAACGAGGCGCGACTTGACCTGGTTCTGGACAGCGGCCCGCAGGTGTTGTTCGGTGAAGTCATCTACGACCAGGATATTCTGAAACCGTGGGTGCTGGAGAATGTGCCGCGCTTCGAGCCTGGTATGCCGTACAACACAGAACTGCTTGAACAGTTTCGCCTCGACTTGTGGCGTACCGGCTATTTCACTGATATTGAGGTGCGAGAGGAGCGTTTGTTCGAGCAGACGCCGCCAGTCGTCAATCTGCACACGAAACTGGCAGGCGATACCAAGAATACCTATCAGGGGTCTGTCGGTTTCGGTACCGATACCGGAATCCGCCTGCAGGGTTTGTGGAGCAGGCACCGTCTGTCCACCAAGGGCGATCGTATCGATGTCGGTACCGGTTACCGGGAGATCGATGATGAATTTTCAATTCGTGCCGACTACCGCATTCCGCGCCGCACGGCACAGCGCCAGTACTGGGTCGCCAGCTCCGCATTGCGCTACGACAACCAGGATCTGGAATTCAAGCGGCAGCAAAATGACGAAGACTTCGTGACCCTCGCCAACGGTCAGGTCCAGGACCTGAATGCGCGATTCGGTCGGCTTCACGTGCGTGATCGCAAGCAGGGTTTCCAGCAAATACTGGAAACGGTTTACCTGGAGTTAATTCGCGAATCGTTCGACTACCGTCCAGGCACTGATTCCGCCGCGGACATTGTCGCGCTGGCAGATGATCCGCGTTTCAGCGGCTTGTTCCGCAACACGGTCAGTACGCTGGCGCTAGGTGTTGAATGGGACTGGCCGGCTGTGAGTGGCAAAGCGTTCGAAACGGAGGGGCACCGCGAGCGAGCGTGGCTGTTCACCGGCAACGAAGCCTGGGGTTCTGAGCGGGATTTCAGCCAGTTTTATGTTTCCACTCGCCGGAGCTATTTGTACGGCGATCGCTGGAAGGTCCTGCTACGCGCGGAACTGGGTTACAGCGATGCCGATGTGCGCGAAATCACGGGCACCGTCGACGGTGAACCGTTTTCGCTGTCGGTAACCCAGCTACCGGATCGATACCGCTTCAAAGCGGGAGGCAGCAACAGCGTTCGAGGCTACGGCTTCGAAGAACTCAGCAACAATGACATTGGTTCCAACAATGTCGTTTCGGCCAGCGCCGAGATTGAAATGAAAGTCGCGTCCGCCTGGTCAGTCGCCGCATTCGCGGATATCGGCAATGCGTTCAACGATTGGGACGAAGCAGAATTGCGCAAGGGCGTTGGTTTCGGTGTGCGCTGGTACTCGATTGCCGGAGCAGTGCGGGTCGACTTCGCCCGTGCGCTGGATGTCGACGGCCAGCCGTGGCGAATTCACTTCACGATGGGGTCGCCGCTACTGTGATCAGACGTGGTGCTCGTTATTTGCTGATACTGCTGGTCGGCACAGTACTCGTCACCGGTGCCGCAATGCTTTGGTTGCTGCGCACAGAATCGGGTGCCAGCTGGCTTTGGTCGCGCGCGAGCGCGGCCCTGCCGGAGCAATTGTCCGCCGGTTCGTTGCGCGGAACCGTGAGCGGTGGACTGCATTTCGAACGCTTGAGTTTTCAGCAGCCGGGCACGGCTATCGTCATCGGGCAACTGACTCTGGCAGTAACTCCTGATCTGTTTCCGTTGGGTGTGACGGTGGAGAAACTGCAGGCCAGTGACGTAACGGTGCAGTTGTCGCCGACTGAGGCTGATCCGGCGCCGGCCAAAGCGCCTGCCGCCAGCGTGCGGCAGATTCTTGCGGCCATGCGCTTGCCGTTGCCGGTGAGCGTTCGCCAGCTCACTGTTAGCAATGTCGATCTCGTTTTGGAGGACGCCAGTGAGTTGCACCTTGATCGGTTGCAGCTGGTTGCGCGTCTCTACAATGAGTTACTGATTGAACAACTGTCTGTTGCTGCGCCGCTGGCCGGGGCGAACGCCTCGGGTGCTCTGGGTCTGGCGGAACCCTTTCCGTTGCAGTTGTCACTGGCAGCCAGCACTGAACTCGAGGTTGGCACGGCCAGTAAAGAACCAGTCGCGCTCGCCTTGCAGCTGGACGGCAACCTGAACCGAATGACTCTGGATCTCAGTTCGGTGACTCATGAAATCGTGGTCAACGGAACGATCAGCGATGTCGATAACCAACCGCGCTTCGACTTGCTTGCCGCGGCCAAGCGGTTGCAGTGGCCTTTGAATGGCGAACAAGCCGTCGTTTCGTTGCACGAGTTGACGACAACGCTGACCGGCGGCATGCAGGACTACGGCATTGAGATTGAAGTGGCGCTGGCGACCGAATCAACCGGGCCTGTCAACGCGACTGGCACGCTGCGAGGTGATCTTGCGGAGCTGCAGGTCGAGCAGCTGAACTTGCACTCGGCCGACGTTGACGCCACGGTCAACGGAACAGTGCGTTGGGCGGATCAGTTCAGTGCTGCAGCAAAAATCGATTTGCAACGGCTTGAACCGCGTCGCTGGATTCAGGACTGGCCGGAGCAACAGCGATTAACGGGCTCCGCCGAGGCCGGCTTGTCCGGGGCGCGACTGGACGTTGCCAGTCTGCAGCTGCAGCAGGCGGATGGGCCGGCTGCCGTTCGTGCCGAGGGCGTGCTCGACCTGGACGGTGGCATCGTCGACATGAACCTCGAGTGGTCAGAACTGCAATGGCCGCTGGCGCCGTCCGTCGCCGATCTTGCAAGTCGTCGCGCTGAACTGACAGTGCGCGGTACACCGGAAAACTGGACCTTGGCCGGTGACATTGCTGTCAGTGGCCGCGATATTCCGGAAGGCAGTTTTGCGTTGGCTGGCAATGGCACTCGTGAAGGTCTGGCGCTGGTCATTGATGACAGCCAGGTGCTGGGCGGCCATGTAACCGGCGAGCTGGCCTACAGCTGGGTAGGGGCGAACGAATTTTCGGCGAGGCTTGATGCGCGAAGCCTGCAGACTACGGCTTTCATGCCGGATTACCCGGGACAGATCAGCAGCCGGTTCGCAGCGAGCGGCCAGGTCACTCCGTTCGCGCTGGACCTTCAGATTGAAGCGCTTTCTGGTGCGCTGCGGAGCCAGGCGTTTTCGGCCTCTGGTCGAGTCCACGTTGATGGTGATCAGGTAAGTACCGATCAGTTGCGAGTGCAGTCGGGCGACTCGTCGTTGCTGCTGAACGGAGATTGGCAGGCTGCCGAAGGTTTGCAGTTCGTCATTGAGGTTGAGTCGCTGGCCGACTTCATGCCTGAGGCGGCAGGCAGCTTGCGAGGCGAAGGCAATTTGCGGGCGTCCACGGAACTGCCGTTACTGAGCATCGAACTCGTTGGGGAGGACCTTCGCTGGCAGCAATTCCTTGTGGAAAAGCTTGAGGCACGCAACGTCGTCGGCGAGGGCGGGATGCCGCTGGGCGTAACTGTTTCTGCACAGAATATTGCCCGCGGCGAGCAACTGCTTGAAAGCGCCAGCATTGAGTTGCACGGCCTGCCGCAAGAGCATCAGATGTCGGCCGGCGTAGTCGCTGCTGACTTTCAGGCATCGCTTGCGTTGCACGGTGGGCTTGATGATTGGCGCAAGCTTGGCAGCGCTGGTTGGAGCGGAATGCTCGATGAGTTGACCTTGCAACGAGAGAACGAATCAGCCGTGTCGCTGCGCCAGCCAGCGGAGCTTGAGTTGGCGGCCAGTCAGGTGCGGTTGAGCGAATCCTGTATCGATGTTGAGACGGGTGGCGGTGTTTGCCTCAACGGTGACTGGGCGGCGGGCGGCAGTTACCAGTTCGCTTTCGAGCTTGAGTCCTTGCCACTCGATCTGCTGCGTGCAGCGACCGGCTCCGATCTGGAATTTACCCAAACGCTGAACGGCAACGTCAAGCTGGTGAACTCCGCGAATGGCCTGGTCTCGGGTACTGGCCGTGTCGATGTCACCCCCGGACTGATACGCAACCAGTTCGACGAGCGCCTGACCTTGCGCACACGCGCAGGCTTCGCTGCGTTCGAACTCGATGATGGCCAGCTGTTGGCCGGTGAGATCAGCCTGCCATTCTCCGATGCCGCTGAGATTAACGGCGAATTTCGCGTGCTGGATGTTGGTCGCGGTCAGCAAAGTCCTGTCGAAGGCCGGTTGACGGCAAGCATCCGCGACATAGGCGTCGGTGCCCGTATTTTTCCGATAGTTGACGAAGCCAAGGGATTGCTCGACGCCGACATACGGGTAGGCGGGTCACTCGAGGCGCCGGAATTCTCCGGTGGCCTCACGCTGCGCGATGGTCGCGTGGTTTACGATCCGCTGGGATTGAGGCTGGAAGACATACAGGTAACCAGCGAAATTCGCCCGGGTAACCGTATTGAATTGCAGACGACATTCCGCGCCGGCGAAGGGCGCGGCACTTTGTCGAGCAGTGCGGATTATTTACAAGGGCGGAGCGCAGGCCTGGAACTGTCATTGGCGGGCACGAATCTGACCTTCGTTAATCTGGAGGATCTCAGTGTCACTATCAATCCGGATGTGCAGCTGGGGTTGCGTAACAACGATCTGAGTATCAATGGCAGGATTACGGTGCCCGCCGCGCGACTCGCATCCGTGAACCTGATCAACACCGGCGTCAGCGAAAGCGACGACGTTGTTTACGTCGGTGAGCAACTGCCGCCGGAGGCAGTGGTGGCGGAGAATGAATCACCGCTCAACTTCACGGGAGCTGTTGAGTTCGAACTCGGTGACAACGTCATCATCGATCTGGATGTTGCCGAGGCCCGCTTGCGTGGCAAGACGCGCTTCGAGTGGCGCGGCCCGGCATTGCCGATGGCCAGTGGTGGTTTCGATATTGCCGGCAAGTTCGAGGCTTACGGGCAGCTGCTCGAGATCAGCGAGGGTACGGTCCGCTTTCCGAATGTTCCGGCAAGCAATCCCGAACTACGGGTACGCGCTGAGCGCGAGATATTCGGTAACTCGCAAATTCGACGGGCCGGGGTACTGGTAACCGGTACAGCGCAGCGCCCCAAGCTCGAGGTCTACACCACTCCGGCGACGAGTGAGGATCGTGCCTTGACCCTGCTCGCCACGGGTAGCGATTTCAACTACGAACAGGGCGTAGGCGCGGTCGACGTCGGCACCTATATTGCGCCACGTTTGTACGCCAGTTACGGCATTGGTTTGTTCGACAAAGAAAACGTGATCAGTGTGCGTTACGACCTTGCCAGCGGTTTCGGTATCAAAGCGACTTCGGGCAAGCGGGCGGCCGGCGTGGACATCAGCTACACGATAGAGCGCTGACCGTACGTCCGTTTATGCGGCGAGTCGCATACGGATCTGTGACAGGTACTGCGATGCGTCGGCAGCATTCCGCCAATCCGCTTTCGCCTGGACGAGACCGCGCTGTAAGTGCTGGCGCGTTTCCCGGAATGCGGCGCTCGCGTGCGGGGCAACGCTGCCTGTAT
The DNA window shown above is from Woeseia oceani and carries:
- a CDS encoding autotransporter assembly complex protein TamA, with the translated sequence MRVFSLRTRQRLAWLLLGAMLAQPSFANELNYVVTGISDPLLSNVRMHLERFGFTGNTRISAGRFDELSDEARERVRDALKPYGYYQPEITATLVPVATDNWRMRVQVRPGEPMRIAAANIEVTGDGADNAELRNWKRNWPLPAGAVLNQPRWEEQKKAVLIAAETQGYLQARFVQQKISVDLAANEARLDLVLDSGPQVLFGEVIYDQDILKPWVLENVPRFEPGMPYNTELLEQFRLDLWRTGYFTDIEVREERLFEQTPPVVNLHTKLAGDTKNTYQGSVGFGTDTGIRLQGLWSRHRLSTKGDRIDVGTGYREIDDEFSIRADYRIPRRTAQRQYWVASSALRYDNQDLEFKRQQNDEDFVTLANGQVQDLNARFGRLHVRDRKQGFQQILETVYLELIRESFDYRPGTDSAADIVALADDPRFSGLFRNTVSTLALGVEWDWPAVSGKAFETEGHRERAWLFTGNEAWGSERDFSQFYVSTRRSYLYGDRWKVLLRAELGYSDADVREITGTVDGEPFSLSVTQLPDRYRFKAGGSNSVRGYGFEELSNNDIGSNNVVSASAEIEMKVASAWSVAAFADIGNAFNDWDEAELRKGVGFGVRWYSIAGAVRVDFARALDVDGQPWRIHFTMGSPLL
- a CDS encoding translocation/assembly module TamB domain-containing protein; the protein is MIRRGARYLLILLVGTVLVTGAAMLWLLRTESGASWLWSRASAALPEQLSAGSLRGTVSGGLHFERLSFQQPGTAIVIGQLTLAVTPDLFPLGVTVEKLQASDVTVQLSPTEADPAPAKAPAASVRQILAAMRLPLPVSVRQLTVSNVDLVLEDASELHLDRLQLVARLYNELLIEQLSVAAPLAGANASGALGLAEPFPLQLSLAASTELEVGTASKEPVALALQLDGNLNRMTLDLSSVTHEIVVNGTISDVDNQPRFDLLAAAKRLQWPLNGEQAVVSLHELTTTLTGGMQDYGIEIEVALATESTGPVNATGTLRGDLAELQVEQLNLHSADVDATVNGTVRWADQFSAAAKIDLQRLEPRRWIQDWPEQQRLTGSAEAGLSGARLDVASLQLQQADGPAAVRAEGVLDLDGGIVDMNLEWSELQWPLAPSVADLASRRAELTVRGTPENWTLAGDIAVSGRDIPEGSFALAGNGTREGLALVIDDSQVLGGHVTGELAYSWVGANEFSARLDARSLQTTAFMPDYPGQISSRFAASGQVTPFALDLQIEALSGALRSQAFSASGRVHVDGDQVSTDQLRVQSGDSSLLLNGDWQAAEGLQFVIEVESLADFMPEAAGSLRGEGNLRASTELPLLSIELVGEDLRWQQFLVEKLEARNVVGEGGMPLGVTVSAQNIARGEQLLESASIELHGLPQEHQMSAGVVAADFQASLALHGGLDDWRKLGSAGWSGMLDELTLQRENESAVSLRQPAELELAASQVRLSESCIDVETGGGVCLNGDWAAGGSYQFAFELESLPLDLLRAATGSDLEFTQTLNGNVKLVNSANGLVSGTGRVDVTPGLIRNQFDERLTLRTRAGFAAFELDDGQLLAGEISLPFSDAAEINGEFRVLDVGRGQQSPVEGRLTASIRDIGVGARIFPIVDEAKGLLDADIRVGGSLEAPEFSGGLTLRDGRVVYDPLGLRLEDIQVTSEIRPGNRIELQTTFRAGEGRGTLSSSADYLQGRSAGLELSLAGTNLTFVNLEDLSVTINPDVQLGLRNNDLSINGRITVPAARLASVNLINTGVSESDDVVYVGEQLPPEAVVAENESPLNFTGAVEFELGDNVIIDLDVAEARLRGKTRFEWRGPALPMASGGFDIAGKFEAYGQLLEISEGTVRFPNVPASNPELRVRAEREIFGNSQIRRAGVLVTGTAQRPKLEVYTTPATSEDRALTLLATGSDFNYEQGVGAVDVGTYIAPRLYASYGIGLFDKENVISVRYDLASGFGIKATSGKRAAGVDISYTIER